One Oncorhynchus kisutch isolate 150728-3 linkage group LG11, Okis_V2, whole genome shotgun sequence genomic region harbors:
- the LOC109899131 gene encoding GTP-binding protein SAR1a-like produces the protein MSFIFNWIYRGLSGVLQLLGLYKKSGKLVFLGLDNAGKTTLLHMLRDDRLGQHVPTLHPTSEELTIAGMTFITFDLGGHTQARRIWKNYLPAINGIVYLVDCADHERLQEAKIELDALLTDETIYNVPVLILGNKIDRQEAISEDALRGMFGLIGHTTGKGNVSLKELNLRPMEIFMCSVLKRQGYGDGFRWLSQYID, from the exons GTTTGTATAAGAAGTCTGGGAAGCTGGTGTTCCTTGGTTTGGACAATGCTGGGAAAACAACACTACTGCACATGCTCAGAGATGACCGACTGGGACAGCATGTGCCAACCCTACATCCCA CATCAGAAGAGTTAACCATTGCTGGGATGACATTCATAACATTTGATCTTGGTGGTCACACACAAG CCAGAAGAATCTGGAAGAACTACCTCCCAGCTATAAATGGTATAGTCTACCTGGTGGATTGCGCAGACCATGAGAGACTACAAGAAGCCAAAATTGAACTGGAT GCGCTGTTAACAGATGAGACCATCTACAATGTGCCTGTACTTATCCTCGGGAATAAGATCGACCGCCAAGAGGCAATCAGTGAAGATGCACTCCGAGGGATGTTCGGACTCATTGGACACACTACCggaaag GGTAATGTGTCACTGAAGGAGCTGAACCTGAGGCCCATGGAGATCTTCATGTGTAGTGTTCTGAAGAGGCAGGGATACGGAGATGGTTTCCGCTGGCTCTCACAGTACATTGACTGA